The Pectinophora gossypiella unplaced genomic scaffold, ilPecGoss1.1 Pgos_33, whole genome shotgun sequence genome includes the window acacagcgtgctataattaagtatttatttaaatatatgacaaaaggacctgatgaagcccgtattgccgttgttgatgaagaacatcgtgaggatgaaatcgaacaatatgtcactaagcgatatattagttctagcgaagcagcgtggcgtgttctcgaatttgatattgtagctaggaaccctacggtaaaaatgttaacagtacatttgcccgatcaaaattcggtattttttaagcctggccacgcgaacgaggcagttaataatgcaggttcagatcttttagactatttcagtaggcctttaactgaggagtttgatcgggtatcctacttagacttttttgaaaattataacattcatgcgaaagatccatgtttaaagacagttcaggcggtgcaaatgcaaaacggcaaatttcttacgcggagaatgcggggtgagctcgtcgcgcgtctattttgggtcgcgccgaacagaggtgaacagttctttttaagacttcttttaagtgtttacccttgtcgtagtttcgcggatttactgcaaattggaggtccaaattgcacaacttttcaagaagctgccaaattcgcaggacttgcggacgactcagtcgaatatgaacgggctatggaagaagcttccacttttttaaccggaccacgacttcgtagcttttttgtgacgctggctgttaatggtgcctcagtggcgtcactgtggaacacgtataaacgtcaattggccgaagatttcctttatagggtgccagatgacgaagaaaacgcgtttaacatgtgcctcatccaaatagatagaatgctacgcagacacggaacttcgttaatagaacaaggtttgccggaagtaatctataggtcaacggagttagatagggaacgcactgaatatgatttagatagtttgaaatcatacgtagaagagtggttgccacagttatctcccgatcaacgtgccgtattcgattacgtggaaaagctttgcgttgatagtgtttaccgagaatccaacaactgtgcgatttttatcgatggtccggccggcaccggaaaaacgcttttattgaaggtcataactgcatatatccgcggtaaccttaaaggtatagctttaacctgtgcatcgtctgcaattgctgctcaaaattacacaaacggaatgacggctcattccttgtttagatttcctttacatctattagatgatagcggatactggaacatctcaaatggtactcaaagagctgaattgatttataattctaatctcattgtgtatgatgaagcgccgatggctcataaataccttataaatttattaaatagatcattgcaggatttgatgaggtcagacaaaatttttggttctaaaataattatttttgcaggagattttcgtcaaattcctccagtagtcccagaagcacgaacgaattttgatatattaaacgcgtcactaaaaacttcacctatttggaaacaattgaaaaaatttagtttggtaacttcacagagatgtaaggatgacgcacagtatgcagattttcttttaaaactgggttcaaatttattacctactcttagattagaaacaaataataatgatttgcaattagtccaacttgaatccattgattatgttactgaattagaagatttaattgattttgtattcccagaagttacccttactgagccaggcgtatgctccttcagagcgattctatgcacccgtaacgatgcagttagagaaattaatgccgttattttagacaaactaccaggagaagtattacatttttatgccatagacaaaattttaagcgacaacgctgatcaagtatattttagtcccgaatttttacatacacttcgaccacaaggtgttccagatttcgatttgcaattaaaattagaatgtgtttgtgtaatcacgcgtaatcttagtttcgcggacggcttagtaaatggcaccaaagtaatagttgttgaaacatctccatatattattaaagttcggaaacaaggtgaactaggagattatttgatccctcgaattctttttaaagcgcctatagaacataacagcccttacgagatgtgtcgccgtcaattcccattgcaggtgtgttatgcaatgactattcacaagagccagggtcaaacgattagtcgcgttggggtcgatcttagatctgatatgtttagtcacggtcaactgtatgtagctttaggtcgcgttcgcgaaagacgtgacataaaagtactactacccaggcaccgaatcgaaaatgaccaacctttctcgaataacgttatcatatcagaacttttaagtttaacgtaactttatttagggtggcacttcttgaaaagactgaacagttcatctctgttattaagcttattgggttttttttagatcggttaaatcatgtgctgaaattatcgtatattgcgaattatttattattatttatattcattctatcttgttttttcttcttttcgtataatttaacgatagaactgactttaacaagcttgcactcgatttgatgatggttacattgaatttcaaagctaggtttaccattttattagtcacaatcactgaattaaaatgtgtgttaatcaattggcaatgtgtgcatgcccttcccagccgttaacgctgtggaggctcatctttaggggacgagagaacgggcgtgaagggaactggcaggatgaacacttggctgcgggtgcgaccggtgcatgggagtgaagtggagctggctggaagatggaggcaggtatcactcgattgctttagctgagttccactcagatcaagtaagctgtcatatggatgaatgtcgcaggttggaatgatccggagtagaactgtcggtgtcgtttccatcgtcgtaggcattttcggtggattttgtaggtcgatcaacaatggttgcgtgagttttagctgtcaagctgctatgccgtgctagccgattcttgcgatctgggatacaagggatggacgtatcctgtggaatgatcgtgtcagtgaaggtttgaatgtcgcttaggactggaaaggagggagtacggaaactgtaatcagtattcaggatctcgctgtacatggacaatgtttagtttaggtgtattaaagtggtaattgttcgaagttatttgaaaagaattctgtttcagtgtttaagcgctaaaactgtttgttttttgtaagcaaacgtatgatttattaatgttcattttttactttataacgctaacgcctttcaaataatattgttaccaaatttaattaagtgcgtatataaacaataaattaatattaaatatttcgatgaagacaccaataatgtttattgatacatttttctcctaagttctactttctcaacttaaaacaataagttatgcagtaattatacttctacgagtatatttaaacaaatcatcattcaaaagcattttacccaatacctaacttacattaagtaaaattaatctttgtcattttagtcacttatttttttatcattcactaagcagtaagcaaaatatatttactaaaataataaaaaaaaatacgatattcattgtaagttggattagctattttataacacaaacgacttgatattttcatgcattaattcaggaaaataaatgtataatggaaaataagtttttataaccgattaaatttgtgtaatgtgtagtgtatacattttaatgtatttaacatttgcaaattatattgatttgtaaaaaatataagttccattaaaattgtactaaagaatattttatactagcgtatattagtaacttaagttagaattaagtaaataaacaaaaaaatatacgccttaaataataaatataaggaagaaagtaaactacccggatgcctgtttactcgtcatcaaggaaactttaagaaataacattactacaaatgtTTGCTCGaagaaatattcaaaaacttaaacaaatgccaagctggaaatcgattaacGAGTACACATAAGCGCTACATAGTGAAACTCGTGTGTCATGTAATGGaacggacagaataaagaatatgtgttatGGTACGTTGAATCAgtacagtaaaatattatacattagcattcaatggtgtatgaatcgtcatcgtcattatgtcagcaaagacgcttcatcaattgcacagatttgtggctacaaatatataaatgaaaagtattatttagaacattatttattgtgttgtggaataaaataggtcaataattacctgtatccggcagtgacgaacaatttcattcataaacatgggtaaatatgacgactgtcagatgggctaaacatgaaaaaagtccttaaaccaaatcccattgtttcgctattgtatttgaaaatctaagccgcaggaggatattaagtacgaccatgctttacctttaatggtgtatgtaaaaataataaagcctataatcaacaatgaatgttctataccattctaagcaaattcaaaaacaaatttgatcatgttaatttctggcctcccacaagcgggtctcaccagtattgacagaagaatgatcactcatcgatacaaaaacatacataaagtaattaatacatgtatacaggctaaataaagtgaaattgctagaaaatacctactacttggaaaaacaataattggagaagaaagcactacctaacaacgtgaaactttgatattcaaattttcaaatcaaatatggctaaaacaaaaaaaaaatacttaaaaatttaaaggtaaaagaaaacacctttagttaaaaaatagaaagcgagtcatattttatatattctggtaaaattgtttagttttaaatgttaccaaatacaccaaatgttattagaaatgaaagtaactgcatatagtttaattcatatgtgtacagtcataaccaacatactacctacgttttattttttaagtctacattcgttatttatttacttataatgacgcaaataacaaacaactatgcttgttattaatttgcatacacctacagtaaatccaacttaccatgaatatacaatgataatataatatacatagtaagtgcagaataaaaacttagggattacatggttttatgttttccggtggatctggttagagctatgtcacgctaaatagtattctttgcatttcttcttacattacttttcaatagaacactgtttcgcatgagacggttcctcaaaaaacataatatcgtgtatgagctaaactaaaacttagggttttacatggttttatgttttccagtggatctggttagagctatgtcacgctaaatggtgttttttgcatttcttcttacaatacttttcaatagaacactgattcgcatgagacggttcctcaaaaaacataatatcgtgtatgatctaaacaaaaacttaggttttataaggtattatgttttccagtggatctggttagagctatgtcacgctaaatggtgttttttgcatttcgtcttacaatacttttcaatagaacactgtttcgcatgagacggttcctcaaaaaacataatatcgtgtatgagctaaactaaaacttagggttttacatggttttatgttttccagtggatctggttagagctatgtcacgctaaattgtgttctttgcgtttcttcttgcaatacttttcaatagaacactgtttcgcatgacacggttcctcaaaaaacataatatcgtgtatgatctaaacaaaaacttaggttttataaggtattatgttttccagtggatctggttagagctatgtcacgctaaattgtgttctttgcatttctccttacaatacttttcaatagaacactgtttcgcatgagacggttcctcaaaaaacataatatcgtgtatgagctaaactaaaacttaggttttatatggttttatgttttccagtggatctggttagagctatgtcacgctaaatggtgttttttgcatttcttcttacaatacttttcaatagaacactgtttcgcatgagacggttcctcaaaaaacataatatcgtgtatgagctaaactaaaacttagggttttacatggttttatgttttccagtggatctggttagagctatgtcacgctaaattgtgttctttgcatttctccttacaatacttttcaatagaacactgtttcgcatgagacggttcctcaaaaaacataatatcgtgtatgagctaaactaaaacttaggttttatatggttttatgttttccagtggatctggttagagctatgtcacgctaaatggtgttttttgcatttcttcttacaatacttttcaatagaacactgtttcgcatgagacggttcctcaaaaaacataatatcgtgtatgagctaaactaaaacttagggttttacatggttttatgttttccagtggatctggttagagctatgtcacgctaaattgtgttctttgcatttctccttacaatacttttcaatagaacactgtttcgcatgagacggttcctcaaaaaacataatatcgtgtatgagctaaactaaaacttaggttttatatggttttatgttttccagtggatttggttagagctatgtcacgctaaatggtgttttttgcatttcttcttacaatacttttcaatagaacactgtttcgcatgagacggttcctcaaaaaacataatatcgtgtatgatctaaacaaaaacttaggttttataaggtattatgttttccagtggatctggttagagctatgtcacgctaaatggtgttttttgcatttcgtcttacaatacttttcaatagaacactgtttcgcatgagacggttcctcaaaaaacataatatcgtgtatgagctaaactaagacttaggttttatatggttttatgttttccagtggatctggttagagccatgtcacgctaaattgtgttctttgcatttcttcttacattacttttcaatagaacactgtttcgcatgacacggttcctcaaaaaacataatatcgtgtatgagctaaacaaaaacttagggttttacatgattttatgttttccagtggatctggttagagctatgtcacgctaaattgtgttctttgcatttcttcttacattacttttcaatagaacactgtttcgcatgacacggttcctcaaaaaacataatatcgtgtatgagctaaactaaaacttaggttttatattgttttatgttttccagtggatctggttagagccatgtcacgctaaatagcattcttgtcatttcttctttccatcctttatattatattaaataatatttcatatatggtattatttcgttctttaatttaatgtgtttttagtgcttctgaatgtgattttgttttaaatacttagcttattagcattcatcagtatccaagaattcatcataccactgctaattaataaacaaacaacggtcttagcgtttaaataccgaaaaaacacctgcctgttcatttattacttgtttcattaaacaggaatttgcatatcgatcgttttcaattaacttcgaacagttacaactacacgtaaactgagcatgtacgttagtctatctacagcaagatcgtgaccgctgactgcagctctccttctccctccatttcactcccaatcgacattttcacctttgctgatatgattactccacaggatacctccatcccctgcatacctggtcgctagattcggctggcacgtcatatcggtttgacagccaactcacgtaactattgttgatcgatccacagtccactgaagtgcctacgatgaagggaacaacatggacagttctactccgaattactccaacccatgcgatgttcatccatgcgacaacccacctgatctgagtggaacttaactgaagcaagagagtgatgcctaattccatctgccaactgctccacttctctcccgtgcaccagtcgcacccacaccgacgtgttcatcttgccagttttcctcacacccgtccacttgtctcttgaagattggcgtccacaacaccaacggttggttaggtcatgcaagcattgttacaattgataaaaacacatattttcatttagtgaatgtgataacctgtactaataatttggtcaacttagcgatgataactcaatgtaagtattaacaaactcggtacgtgtttgttattgtcaataatatctttaaattatacaactcgcttatgtttgacaattacagagtaattgctttgcttattgcatgctaattgctgaaaattgctttttattttaatttccttagctaaaaattgctttttctttcacatttctctgcttattgaatgactattgctaactcattagatagaacttacttctcatataagtaggtggatgcggcctcgattagcgggggaaccacatgaaaaaaagcgagctactgggtgtacctcctgggtagtttggaaatcacctaatatatatatgtatatatttataaataaaagttaatatatataaattaacattatttttttttaacaggaaatgcacaatgctaaaaactgcgtaggagattttaatacaatagtactaccaagcctgatgttggccgctatttcaatgaatgcagcagtgtcacagctagcaatcaaaagtaaaaagatattgaggtacgttaaatgacaatcacgaccactttggcaaaaacgtatcgctatagactaaggaaaaaaaataatatatattttatttacaggaaatgcagatggtaataaactgtgtaggagttcatgattgcaatagaataaaatcgaccaagcctgaagtcagcagccccttcaatgaatgcagctgTGTGatagccagcaatcaaaagttacaagatatcgaggtacgtttcatgacgaccacgactattttggcaaaaacgtatcgctatagactaaggaaaaaaattaatatatattttatttacaggaaatgcagatggcaataaactgtgtaggagtttatgattgcaatagaataaaatcgaccaagcctgaagtcagcagccccttcaatgaatgcagcagtgtgacagccagcaatcaaaagttacaagatatcgaggtacgtttcatgacgatcacgactattttggcaaaaacgtatcgctatagactaaggaaaaaaaattaatatatattttatttacaggaaaagcagatggcaataaactgtgtaggagtttatgattgcaatagaataaaatcgaccatgcctgaagtcagcagccccttcaatgaatgcagcagtgtgacagccaataatcaaaagttacaagatatcgaggtacgtttcatgacgaccacgactattttggcaaaaacgtatcgctatcgactaaggaaaataatttatatattttatttacaggaaatgcagaaggcaaaaaactgcgtaggagatcattaatacaaaagtattatataaaccaagcctgatgttggccgctcattcaaagaatgcagcagtgtgacagccagcaatcaaaagtaacaagatgtcgaggtacgttacatgacgatcacgaccactttgacataaacgtatcgctatagactaaggaaaaaaaaatgtaatatacagggtgttagtgacatcgtaacgaaaactttgagggatgattgagaccatgattatgagatgatatcaagtggaattttccgtcgcaaaagtatggaacagaaaataacttaaaaaaaaaacaaaaattttcatgaattttccgactgaaaattccacttgatttcaactcagaattatggtctgaatcatcctcctcagtatttgttacggtgtcactaacacccatacctacttgtatggctacagtatgtacttgtgcggggtgtaagtgacatcgtaccgaatacagagggggatgattcacctgattattctgagttaatatcaagtggaatttttcatcgcaaaagtatagaattgaaaataatttagaataactaaaaaaaaatcatgaattttgcgacggaaaattccacttgatatgaactcagaatcatggtctgaatcatccccatcagtattcgttacaatgtcactaacaacctgtatattttattcacaggaaatgcagagtgcaataaactgcgtaggagattatgattgcaatagaataaaatcgaccaagcctgaagtttttcaatgcacgcagcagtgtgacagccagcaatcaaaagttacaagatatcgaggtacgttacatgacgaccacgactattctggcaaagacgtatcgctatcgaccaaggaaaagaaattatatataatatttaattatatatataatatttaatatgtattttatttataggaaatgcagaaggcaaaaaactgcgtaggagattattaatacaatagtattatatcaaccaagcctgatgtcggtagcttcttcaatgaatgcagcagtgtgacagccagcaatcaatagtgatagtgacaagaatctaggtacgttacatgacgaccacgaccactttggcaaaaacgtatcgctatcgactaagaaaaggatattatatctatacgttattataaatatacgttattataaataaattaatattattttatttttaacaggaaatacagaaggcaaagaagcagatgtcatcaaagaagatctttgttcctgcaatgtttccgcagacgatacatccaacagagcgaagtggaaggaaaagactcggaaaaaagaccccaccaccatatgggaacaatgcaaaggagagagagagaatataatgttatatttttattttttgataacataaaataaaccaacaatatcctacaaattttttttatttctttttgtgcctgtcttaatagttattacaaatctgtgatgcgaaacaaactatacgaaaacgtcaatccacatacaacgcccgcgaagctgctttagcagcgagcgcacttagcaccatctagttatattattatactatatatagctacaaacccatgtactgactgactcactcactcactgacagagttgttctcccagaaggagtgtcggggggtaaaaatgatgtatggagggtgtgatcgggacctcccggtgagtatgggaaaacttccagatcttggaaaactgctccgcatcagggagacaccctaccgtctggcaaaactatcgcacctggaacgattcttttttcacaaaacctatttaattcttggtcaaattctattgtgggtgaaaaaaaatcaaaatggcggaaaaacaagatggccgccatacaaaaaaatatttttccagaaaatgtctcgggggtaaaaacaatgtatggggacgtAATAGGAAAATCATgttgagaatttaaatactgctcaaccttcaaaaactgctcctcatcagagagacaccccacggcctggcgaaactataaaacctggagcaattttattttcacatgacatatttaaatcttggtcaaatttagttgccggtgaaaaaaaatcaaaatggcggaaaaacaagatggccgccatacaaaattttcgtttttcccgaaaatgcctcgggggtaaaaatgatgtatagggatgtgatcggatcgtcatgttgagtatttcaatactgcttgatcttgaaaaactgctccgcatcagggagacaccctacggcctggcaaaactataaaacctagagcaatatttttttcacgaaacctatttaaatcttggtcaaattcaatccccggtgaaaaaaaaccaaaatggcggaaaaacaagatggccgccatacaaaattttcgtttttcccgaaaatgcctcgggggtaaaaatgatgtatgaggaatgtgatcgaaacatcatgttgagtatggaaatacttttcgattttcgaaagctgctccgcatcagggagacaccctacagcctggcgaaactatcgcacctggaacttttttgttttcacgaagcctattaaagtcttggtcaaattttatcgccagtgaaaaaaaaaacaaaatggccgaaaaacaagatggccgccatacaaatttttgtttttccagaaattgtctcagaggtaaaaatgatgtattggggtgtgatcggaacgtcatcttggaaaactgctccgcaacaggggtcaccctacggcctggcaaaactatagcacctagaacttttttattttcacgagacctatttaagtcttggtcaaattctatcgcggtaaaaatatggcgggaaaacaagatggccgccatacaaagcttcgaactaatacagtacacgcgagcagcttgctgcgagcgaaccacgcgacatctagttattattattatattatatatagctggagacccactgactgactgactgactgactgactgactcactgacataattgttctcccagaaggagcgtcggggggtcaaaatgatgtatggggggtgtgatcgggacctcccggtgagtatgggaaaaatcccaaatcttggaaaactgctcctcatcagggagacgctctacagtctggcgcgactattatacctggatcattttttttttcgcaaaacctatttaaatcttggtcaaattctattgtgggtgaaaaaaaatcaaaatggcggaaaaacaagatggccgccatacaaaatttagtttttccggaaaatgtctcaagggtaaaaattgtgtatgggagtgtaatcggagtgtcttgttgagtatggagacacttctctttcttcaaatctgctccgcatcagggagacaccctacggcctggcaaaactatcgcacctggaacgattattttttcacagaacctatttaaatcttaatcaaattctatcgtgagtgaaaaaaaatcaaaatggcggaaaaacaagatggccgccatacaaatttttagtttttccttaaaatgcctcggggataaaaattatgtatgagggttttgatcggaacgtcatgtagagtacgggtatacttccaggttttcgaaaactgctccgcatcagggagacaccctaaggcctggcaaaactatcgcacctggaacaatattttttttcacgaaacctatttaaatcttggtcaaattctactgtgggtgaaaaaaaatcaaaatggcggaaaaacaagatggccgccatacaaatttttagtttttcctgaaattgcctctgggataaaaattatgtataagggttttgatcggaacgtcatgtagagtacgggtatacttccaggttttcgaaaattgctccgcatcagggatacaccctacggcctgg containing:
- the LOC126380983 gene encoding uncharacterized protein LOC126380983 codes for the protein MQMVINCVGVHDCNRIKSTKPEVSSPFNECSCVIASNQKLQDIEEMQMAINCVGVYDCNRIKSTKPEVSSPFNECSSVTASNQKLQDIEEKQMAINCVGVYDCNRIKSTMPEVSSPFNECSSVTANNQKLQDIEEMQKAKNCVGDY